TTCTCTATGAAGCGGTCTTGTGGCTCTGGAAGAGGTGGTCTTGTTACTTGGAAGGTGGTCGTCTCCGTTGCTGCATGAATTGGTCTTGTGACTTGGGAGTCGATGGTCTCCATTCCTGTATGAATTGGTCTTGTGACTTGAGAGGTGGTGGTCTCAGTTCCTGTATGAAATGGCTCTGTAGGTGGTGGTCTCAGTTCCTGTATGAAATGGCTCTGAAGGTGGTGGTCTCAGTTCCTGTATGAAGTAGCCTTGGACTTTGGGAGGAGGTGGTTTCCATTTCTGTATGAAGTGGTCTTGTGACTCTGGAAGGGGTGATCTTGTGACTTGGGATTTAGTGGTCTCAGTTCCTGACTGAAGTGGTCTTGTGACTTGGGAGGTGGTGGTGGTCTCATCATTCAGGTGGTCTCTGGAGTCCCTAAAACATGGTCCCCTTTGAATTTTTGGTCTTGTAGTGGTCTATGATGTGGTTTTAAGGGGGTTCTGAGTTTGCTCTTGGGTTCTTTTATATTTTAGTGGTGTGTTGGGATCAGTATATTTTGGTTTCTCAGCATCTTATGTatgatttatataatataataatgtgaTTGTGGTGATAATACCGGGTCCTCAGACGGCACACAGTCCCTGCTCCTCTCTCTGTATGATCTCCTTTTGGCTTACGAATGTGTTGTGAAGGCCTCGCTTCAAGATCCTATATCCAAATAAAGTGATTTGATTGTATATTAATCAAAGTGATTCCTCTCTGGCCAATCACGTAGTTATTGTTAAATCCAAAGacgattgtacaatctgattgtaattTGTTCAGTTTACCATTATTTTAAATGCAACTTCCTTCTAACTAGAAAAAAGTGACCATATTTTATGGTAACGCACAGAGAGAAGGTGACACACGGTTGTATTTTCCCCCATTATCACATCCTGCGACAAGTTACAACCGCATTGTAAATCACCGGATCTATTGGGAACATCTGGTAGTAATATTGCTAGATTTAGAAACACTAGAGCATCAGATAGAAACTGAATAGTAATACGATTATTACACCTCGGTTAGTGTACCTGCTGTCAAAGAAAAACGAACATTTCAGGAACAATGTCACCGACTACAAGAAAGGGATCCCTCTCTGGCCACCCGCCTCAAAGCGATCCCTCTGTGTCCACCCGCCTCAAAGCGATCCCTTTCTGTCCAACTGCCTCAGAGCGATCCCTCTCTGTCCACCTGCCTCAAAACGATCCCTCTCTGTCCACCCGCCTCAAAGCGATCCCTCTCTGGCCACCcacctcaaagtgatccctctctgtccACCCACCTCAAAGCGATCCCTCTCTGTCCACCCACCTCAAAGCGATCCCTCTCTGTCCACCCGCCTCAAATCGATCCCTCTCTGACCACCTGCCTCAAAGCGATCCCTCTTTGTCCACCCGCCTCAAAGCGATCCCTCTCTGTCCACCCGCCTCAAAGCGATCCCTCTGTGTCCACCCGCCTCAAAGCGATCCCTCTCTGTCCACCCACCTCAAAGCGATCCCTCTCTGTCCACCCACCTCAAAGCGATCCCTCTCTGTCCACCCACCTCAAAGCGATCCCTCTCTGTCCACCTGCCTCAAAGCGATCCCTCTCTGTCCACCTGCCTCAAAGCGATCCCTCTCTGTCCACCTGCCTCAAAGCGATCCCTCTCTGACCACCCGCCTCAAAGCGATCCCTCTCTGACCACCCGCCTCAAAACGATCCCTCTCTGTCCACCTGCCTCAAAGCGATCCCTCTCTGTCCACCTGCCTCAAATCGATCCCTCTCTGTCCACCCGCCTCAAATCGATCCCTCTCTGTCCACCTGCCTCAAATCGATCCCTCTCTGTCCACCTGCCTCAAAGCGATCCCTCTCTGTCCACCTGCCTCAAAGCGATCCCTCTCTGTCCACCCGCCTCAAAGCGATCCCTCTCTGGCCACTTGCCTCAAAGCGATCCCTCTCTGGCCACTTGCCTCAAAGCGATCCCTCTCTGGCCACTTGCCTCAAAGCGATCCCTCTCTGTCCACCCGCCTCAAAGCGATCCCTCTCTGTCCACCCGCCTCAAAGCGATCCCTCTCTGTTCACCCGCCTCAAAGCGACCCCTCTCTGACCACCTGCCTCAAAGCGAACCCTCTCTGACCACCTGCCTCAAAGCGATCCCTCTCTGGCCACCCGCCTCAAAGCGATCCCTCTCTGACCACCCGCCTCAAAGCGATCCCTCTCTGTCCACCTGCCTCAAATCGATCCCTCTCTGTCCACCTGCCTCAAAGCGATCCCTCTCTGTCCACCTGCCTCAAAGCGATCCCTCTCTGTCCACCTGCCTCAAAGCGATCCCTCTCTGTCCACCTGCCTCAAAGCGATCCCTCTCTGTCCACCTGCCTCAAAGCGATCCCTCTCTGTCCACCTGCCTCAAAGCGATCCCTCTCTGTCCACCTGCCTCAAAGCGATCCCTCTCTGTCCACCTGCCTCAAAGCTATCCCTCTCTGACCACCTGCCTCAAATCGATCCCTCTCTGTCCACCTGCCTCAAAGCGATCCCTCTCTGTCCACCTGCCTCAAATCAATCCCTCTCTGACCACCTGCCTCAAAGCGATCCCTCTCTGTCCACCTGCCTCAAATCGATCCCTCTCTGGCCACCTGCCTCAAATCAATCCCTCTCTGACCACCTGCCTCAAATCAATCCCTCTCTGACCACCTGCCTCAAAGCGATCCCTCTCTGTCCACCTGCCTCAAAGCGATCCCTCTCTGTCCACCTGCCTCAAAGCGATCCCTCTCTGACCACCTGCCTCAAAGCGATCCCTCTCTGTCCACCCGCCTCAAAGCGATCCCTCTCTGACCACCTGCCTCAAAtcgatccctctctggccagtcctgaCCTGTACCTGCTCATGGCATACTTCAATGGAGCCAATATGAGGGACAGGGATGGAGGAGATGCATCCTCAGGTGTGGTCATTGCCCGGAACTCTGCGATTTATTTTATTTCTATCGATAGAAGTTTCCGGCATATGAAGATCGTGTAATATAATATTTCTTCCTGTATCTCATGCGGTGTATACGAGGATCAAGGATATGAATATATTTCTCCATTATATGATATGGTGAGAACTGAGGGGTGTAAAGGCGGCACATTAACCCCTCACACCCCGTAGAGCGGTTcctgcctgtgcccccccccccccgacccccaccCACCCGGCACACGAGGAGGAAACGTCTTATCTGCTGTGACTTTCCACTCCTTGCTCTGGTCTTCTATTACAATGTCACCTCCATGTATCCCCTCCGGGGGGCGACCTTTCCTGCTCCCTTCCCCGGCTTTCTATCTTATCTGTGGAGGAAATATTTGCTCCTAAGGCAAAGACAGGTCCTCTCTAcccccgggggggggaggggtggggtgttCAGAGTAATGGACGTGTCAGGTACATGGGAGGCAATGGATGCCAGGCAGTGTGCCACCAGTGGGCGGCAGTCGGTAAAGGTTGCCACTAACATGGCTGTGACCGGTGTGATCaggaccatcccccccccccctccagccaggCTGTGATCCACAGAGCTGACGCTTCATTCATCAGTGTTCCCTTTGTGGCGTGTCACGCCGTGCCTGGTACAACAGGTCCGTCCTGTCCCCCTCTCCGCTCTGTGACAAGGAGGGGCCCTCAATTCCTCTGCAGGGAGGGGCCCCTCATTGCTGGCTCGGGAGGGGCTCTGTTAATTGGAACAAGACACCTGCTGACGGCTCCTGCCAGGTAACGAGGCGGGTGAAGTCTTCCCCTCCGAAGATACCTGATCCTCCGTCCGCCCTGAGGTGTGACATCGACACCCCCCAACACCCCCTGTACACACCCCAACACCCTGTGTACACCCCGACACCCCCCAACACCCCCTATACACACCCCAACACCCCGTGTACACCCCGACACCCCCCAACACCCCCTGTACACACCCCGTGTACACCCCGACACCCCCCAACACCCCCTATACACCCCCCAACACCCCCTGTACACACCCCAACACCCCGTGTACACCCCGACACCCCCCAACACCCCCTATACACACCCCAACACCCTGTGTACACCCCGACACCCCCCAACACCCCCTGTACACACCCCAACACCCTGTGTACACCCCGACACCCCCCAACACCCCCTGTACACACCCCAACACCCCGTGTACACCCCGACACCCCCCAACACCCCCTATATACCCCAATACCTGATCGTTCGCCCGGCTGTGTGACATCGACACCCCCCAACACCTCCTGTACACACCCCAACACCCCCTATATACCCAACACCCCGTGTACACCCCGACACCCCAACACCCCCTATATACCCCAATACCTGATCGTCCGCCCGGCTGTGTGACATCGACACCCCCCAACACCCCCTATATACCCCAACACCCCGTGTACAGCCCAACACCCCCTGTACACACCCCAACACCCGTGTACACCCCAATACCTaacaccccctatacaccccaaCACCCCGTGTACACCCCGACACCCCAACACCCCCTATATACCCCAACACCTGATCGTCCGCCCGGCTGTGTGACATCGACACCCCCCAACACCCCCTATATACCCCAACACCCCGTGTACAGCCCAACACCCCCTGTACACACCCCAACACCCGTGTACACCCCAATACCTaacaccccctatacaccccaaCACCCCTGTACACCCCAACACCTGACACACAACACCCCCTGTAAACCCCAACACCTGACACCCAACACCCCCTAGACACCCCAACACCTGACACCCAACACCCCCTGTACACCCCAACACCTGACACACAACACCCCCTGTAAACCCCAACACCTGACACCCAACACCCCCTAGACACCCCAACACCTGACACCCAACACCCCCTGTACACCCCAACACCTGACACACAACACCCCCTGTACACCCCAACACCTGACACACAACACCCCCTGTACACCCCAACACCTGACACACAACACCCCCTGTACACCCCAACACCTGACACACAACACCCCCTGTACACCCCAACACCTGATCCTCCGTCCGCCCGGCATGGTGACATCGACACCCCCCGTACACCTGACACACAACACCCCCTATACACACCCCTGTACACCCCAACACCTATGCCCCCCAATACCTGATCCTCCGTCCGCCAAGTTGTGTGACATCAACACCCCCTATATACCCCAACACCTGACACACaacaccccctatacaccccagcaCCTGACACACAACACCCCCTATATACCCCAACACCTGACACACaacaccccctatacaccccaaCACCTGAATCCTCCTATACACCCCACCCAGGGACAGACCCATTATATATATAATTCTGGGTGTATTTCTCCACAATCAATATATGTGATCAATTCTGCAGATTATTCCCCCGCTGAGTgttctagagatctgcagaacacccccccaccccctcccccctctccccctcccccccccctccggcacACACACATATCGGTGCAGTGAGGAGATCATCAGCTACAAAGGCGGCAAAACTTCTCACAACTTTTATCTTCTGACAAATCTGATCTTCCGTCTCCAACTCTTCaccaccctcccctcccccgtaTAATATATCTGGATAgctgtgatgtcactctgtataatatatctggagagcggtgatgtcacccctgtataatatatctggagagcggtgatgtcactctgtataatatatctggagagcggtgatgtcactcctgtataatatatctggagagcggtgatgtcactcctgtataatatatctggagagcggtgatgtcactcctgtataatatatctggagagcggtgatgtcactcctgtataatatatctggggagcggtgatgtcactctgtataatatatctggatagcggtgatgtcactctgtataatatatctggggagtggtgatgtcactctgtataatatatctggggagtggtgatgtcactctgtataatatatcttatatctggagagtggtgatgtcactctgtataatatatcttatatctggagagtggtgatgtcactctgtataatatatctggatagcggtgatgtcactcctgtataatatatctggagagtggtgatgtcactctgtataatatatctggggagtggtgatgtcactctgtataatatatctggagagcggtgatgtcactctgtataatatatcttatatctggagagtggtgatgtcactctgtataatatatcttatatctggagagcggtgatgtcactctgtataatatatctggatagcggtgatgtcactcctgtataatatatctggagagtggtgatgtcactctgtataatatatctggggagtggtgatgtcactcctgtataatatatctggagagtggtgatgtcactctgtataatatatctggagagcggtgatgtcactctgtataatatatctggggagcggtgatgtcactctgtataatatatctggatagctgtgatgtcactctgtataatatatctggggagtggtgatgtcactcctgtataatatatctggggagtggtgatgtcactctgtataatatatcttatatctggagagcggtgatgtcactctgtataatatatctggagagcggtgatgtcactctgtataatatatctggatagctgtgatgtcacccctgtataatatatctggagagcggtgatgtcactcctgtataatatatctggagagcggtgatgtcacccctgtataatatatctggagagtggtgatgtcactctgtataatatatctggagagtggtgatgtcactcctgtataatatatctggagagcggtgatgtcactcctgtataatatatctggagagcggtgatgtcactcctgtataatatatctggagagcggtgatgtcactcctgtataatatatctggatagcggtgatgtcactctgtataatatatctggatagctgtgatgtcacccctgtataatatatctggagagtggtgatgtcactctgtataatatatctggatagctgtgatgtcacccctgtataatatatctggatagctgtgatgtcacccctgtataatatatctggagagtggtgatgtcactctgtataatatatctggagagcggtgatgtcactctgtataatatatcttatatctggagagtggtgatgtcactcctgtataatatatctggagagcggtgatgtcactcctgtataatatatctggggagcggtgatgtcactcctgtataatatatctggatagcggtgatgtcactcctgtataatatatctggggagctgtgatgtcactcctgtataatatatctggatagcggtgatgtcactcctgtataatatatctggatagcggtgatgtcactcctgtataatatatctggatagcggtgatgtcactcctgtataatatatctggagagtggtgatgtcactctgtataatatatctggggagcggtgatgtcactctgtataatatatctggggagtggtgatgtcactctgtataatatatctggagagtggtgatgtcactctgtataatatatctggggagcggtgatgtcactctgtataatatatctggggagtggtgatgtcactcctgtataatatatctggagagtggtgatgtcactctgtataatatatctggggagcggtgatgtcactctgtataatatatctggggagtggtgatgtcactctgtataatatatctggagagcggtgatgtcactctgtataatatatctggatagcggtgatgtcactcctgtataatatatctggagagtggtgatgtcactctgtataatatatctggggagcggtgatgtcactctgtataatatatctggagagtggtgatgtcactcctgtataatatatctggggagtggtgatgtcactctgtataatatatcttatatctggagagcggtgatgtcactctgtataatatatctggagagcggtgatgtcactctgtataatatatctggatagctgtgatgtcacccctgtataatatatctggagagtggtgatgtcactcctgtataatatatctggagagtggtgatgtcactctgtataatatatctggagagtggtgatgtcactctgtataatatatctggagagtggtgatgtcactctgtataatatatctggagagtggtgatgtcactcctgtataatatatctggagagcggtgatgtcactcctgtataatatatctggagagcggtgatgtcactcctgtataatatatctggagagtggtgatgtcactcctgtataatatatctggatagctgtgatgtcacccctgtataatatatctggagagtggtgatgtcactctgtataatatatctggagagcggtgatgtcactctgtataatatatcttatatctggagagtggtgatgtcactctgtataatatatctggatagctgtgatgtcacccctgtataatatatctggagagtggtgatgtcactctgtataatatatctggagagcggtgatgtcactctgtataatatatcttatatctggagagtggtgatgtcactcctgtataatatatctggagagcggtgatgtcactcctgtataatatatctggggagtggtgatgtcactctgtataatatatctggggagcggtgatgtcactctgtataatatatctggggagtggtgatgtcactctgtataatatatctggggagcggtgatgtcactctgtataacaTATCTGGatagcggtgatgtcactctgtataatatatctggatagcggtgatgtcactctgtataatatatctggagagtggtgatgtcactcctgtataatatatctggggagtggtgatgtcactctgtataatatatctggatagcggtgatgtcactctgtataacaTATCTGgatagcggtgatgtcactcctgtataatatatctggatagcggtgatgtcactctgtataacaTATCTGgatagcggtgatgtcactcctgtataatatatctggggagtggtgatgtcactctgtataatatatctgaatagcggtgatgtcactcctgtataatatactaACACTGTATAATTGGTTCCTCCAGGTGGTGATGGCGACCTCAGAAGACGAGTTGATCGGGATCCCGTTCCCAGAACACAGCAGCGATCTTCTGAGCTGTCTGAACGAGCAGCGTCACCGCGGCGTCCTTTGTGACATCACCATCAAGACGCAAGGGTTGGAGTACCGCACCCACCGCGCCGTGCTGGCCGCCTGCAGCCAATACTTCCGCAAACTCTTCACCGGGGCGCCGCCTGCCAAGTCGTCCCGCAATGTCTGTCAGCTGGACTTCCTGAAGCCCGACGCTCTGGGGGCGCTCCTGGACTTCGCCTACACCGCCACGCTCACCATCAGCAATGCGAACATGCGGGACGTGCTGCGCGCCGCGCGCCTCCTGGAGATCCCGTGCGTGGTGGAGGCCTGCGTGGAGATCCTGCGGTGTAACGGAGGCCGGGAAGAAATGGGCGGAGACGCCGAAGACCTGGAGGGCTTCTTACGGGCGCGGCAATACCTAGAGTGTTACGGCCTGCAAGAGAACGGAGAAGATGCCACGCCCCCTCCGGAGGCCGAAAGCTCTTTACTCCTCCCCATGGCGGTGCCGCAGAAACTTATCCCGCGAAGAGTTCGGAGGAAGTTCCTGCAGGTGAACCCGAGCCGAGCCCCGTACATCGTGGACGACGACTCCGCGGAAAGGGCGGAGAGCCCCCCCGATGCCCCGTCGCCGGCAGAACTACCGCCAAGCGACGGCAGCCTCAACTACGAGCGCTTCACCCCCAACAACGGGCTGGGGAGCCAGCATATGTTTGTCCCCCCTTCTCCACCCGACGAAATCTTGTCCGACGAAGAGCCCACCGACATGACCTTCCTGGGGCCCCTGGACCCCGAGCACCCGGAACTGACCGCCTCTTCCCTGGACGGCACCGACAAGCTCGTAAGGAAACGGCGATCGCAGATGCCGCAGGAATGTCCCGTCTGCCACAAGATCATCCACGGAGCTGGAAAACTACCCCGCCACATGCGCACCCACACCGGAGAGAAACCCTTCGTGTGCCAGGTCTGCCAAGTGAGATTCACAAGGTGAGCGCCACACAACCACTCTGTATGTATGTCTACTCCTACGGGGGCCAATCagaatgctccttcctctgcttcgTGTGTCAGTTATAGGTATACCAGGGGGCGGGCACACACATCAGACAGTGATCTAAGAGGTGGCACAGACATGACCCCCCTCAGTGCCCAATGATCTCAGTGGTGGCAGACATGACCCCCCCTCGGTGCCCAGTAATCTCAGTGGTGGCACAGATCATTAGGGGTATGGTTTGGTCCAGTCTACCTAGTCCCTCTGCTGCCTTCGTTATCCTGACAGCACAATTCCACCCACATTATATGCCAGTGTGGTTGGAGCAGTGATATGGGGGGTCTGATGGTTTTAAAGTGTAGAAAAACTCAAAAGTTTCTCAGCAGCTCGAACTGCTAAGTATCACCTGCTGATGTGTGACACAGCGGGGCAATTACTGATTTTCAGACTCTACAGGTTGGCGCGGTTTGTAAGACCTTCCCTGCTCGACTGCTTACCTTTTACCTCACTTTCTCCTCCTGTTTCACCTTCACCCTCCTTTATTCTTGTTCTTTGCCCCCCTTTATTCTTGTTCTTTGCCCCCCTTTATTCTTGTTCTTTGCCtcccttttttctccttctttgccCTCCCTTTTTCTACTtcactttcccccccccctttattctcCTTCTTTGTCCTCCTTTATTCTCCTCCTTTGCCCCCCTTTATTCTCCTCCTTTGCCCCCCTTTATTCTCCTTCTTTGCCCTCCTTTATTCTCCTTCTTTGCCCCCCTTTATTCTCCTTCTTTGCCCTCCTTTATTCTCCTTCTTTGCCCTTCCTTATTCTCCTCCTTTGCCCTCCTTTATTCTCCTTCTTTGCCCCCCTTTATTCTCCTTCTTTGCCCCCCTTTATTCTCCTTCTTTGCCCTCCTTTATTCTCCTTCTTTGCCCCCCTTTATTCTCCTTCTTTGCCCCCCTTTATTCTCCTTCTTTGCCCCCCTTTATTCTCCTTCTTTGCCCTTCCTTATTCTCCTTCTTTGCCCTTCCTTATGCTCCTTCTTTGCCCTTCCTTATTCTCCTCCTTTGCCCTCCTTTATTCTCCTTCTTTGCCCCCCTTTATTCTCCTTCTTTGCCcctcttttttctccttctttgccCCCTTTATTCTCCTTCTTTGCCCTTCCTTATTCTCCTTCTTTGCCCCCTTTATTCTCCTTCTTTGCCCTCCTTTATTCCCCCTCTTTGCCCTCCTTTATTCTCATTCTTTGCCCCCCTTTGTTCTCCTTCTTTGCCCCCCTTTgccctccctttctctttctttgccctccctttctctttctttgccctccctttctctttctttgcCCTCCTTTATTCCCCCTCTTTGCCCTCCTTTATTCCCCCTCTTTGCCCTCCTTTATTCTCCCTATTTGTCCTCCTTTATTCTCATTCTTTGCCCCCCTTTGCCCTCCTTTTTTCTCCTACTTTGCCCCCCTTTgccctccctttctctttctttgccccccccttttttctccttctttgtcctccttttttctccttctttgcccccctttctctttctttgccctccctttctctttctttgccctccctttctctttctttgccctccctttctctttctttgccctccctttctctttctttgccctccctttctctttctttgcCCCCCTTTATTCTCCTTCTTTGCCCCCCCTTTATTCTCCTTCTTTGCCCCCCCTTTATTCTCCTTCTTTGCCCCCCCTTTATTCTCCTTCTTTGCCCCCCCTTTATTCTCCTTCTTTGCCCCCCCTTTATTCTCCTTCTTTGCCCCCCCTTTATTCTCCTTCTTTGCCCCCCCTTTATTCTCCTTCtttgcccccccttttttctccttctttgccccccccccttttttctccttctttgccccccctttttttctccttctttgcccctccttttttctccttctttgcccctccttttttctccttttctctttctttgccCTCCTTATTCTCGTTTTTTGCCCTCCTTTAGTCTCTTTTATTTGCCctccttttttattttcaccttccttattctacttctttgccctccccttttctccttcctctttccttttttctcctccttcgcttttccttttctccttctttgttttgttttgcccttcactctcctcctttcttcttctctcccgCCTCCTCATCTCCCgtctctcctctttttctctccGCTCTTATTTTTGAACTCACCATAATATCCCCTTTCTCTGAGTCTATTGaagaagaataataataatgaagtaGCCCAGGTTATGGAGAGTGTGgagaagcacccccccccccatcccccccacacacacctcacaTCCGCTAAGCTGTAGCCATCAGTCCTAAGAGAAGATTGTATCTGATGGGTTGTATGGTGTATGTCTTCCTCGGTAAACTCCGATAAAAGATTTTCCGGTGAGTACAATCTCTGTCATCCAGGAACACAGCTTTATTAGCAATGAGCAGAACTGGGCCTGTGGGAGGGGCTAAAGCCCCAAGGGGGGCCCCGGGCCCTATAGGAGATCTCTGGTCCAACCATACACTTTGAttatataacatcagcattgtcacaacaatacaaacaatatttattactgacaatccaatataagaatACCTGAAAATTCTCCTGTTCATGCTGGCTGTCTCCACAACTTCCTGAATgtccagcatgctttgcagctcctccatttttttaaggactacatatcccatggtaccttgctgattcctgtactgactccgcctcctgaaactcctcctctcagc
This Aquarana catesbeiana isolate 2022-GZ linkage group LG13, ASM4218655v1, whole genome shotgun sequence DNA region includes the following protein-coding sequences:
- the ZBTB7B gene encoding zinc finger and BTB domain-containing protein 7B, whose product is MATSEDELIGIPFPEHSSDLLSCLNEQRHRGVLCDITIKTQGLEYRTHRAVLAACSQYFRKLFTGAPPAKSSRNVCQLDFLKPDALGALLDFAYTATLTISNANMRDVLRAARLLEIPCVVEACVEILRCNGGREEMGGDAEDLEGFLRARQYLECYGLQENGEDATPPPEAESSLLLPMAVPQKLIPRRVRRKFLQVNPSRAPYIVDDDSAERAESPPDAPSPAELPPSDGSLNYERFTPNNGLGSQHMFVPPSPPDEILSDEEPTDMTFLGPLDPEHPELTASSLDGTDKLVRKRRSQMPQECPVCHKIIHGAGKLPRHMRTHTGEKPFVCQVCQVRFTRNDKLKIHMRKHTGERPYCCEHCSARFLHSYDLKNHMHLHTGDRPYECTLCHKAFAKEDHLQRHMKGQNCLEVRTRRRRKEDPPAPRIIPAPGLDLTNGKMDDLRLSMLRYWGLPQPHSEGGSPEGPLVLDPS